In Streptomyces sp. SN-593, a single genomic region encodes these proteins:
- a CDS encoding NADP-dependent oxidoreductase yields the protein MTKAIAFTEFGTADVLHAIDLDLPEPGPGQVRIAVRAAGVNPIDSKIRSGAMRQVFPVSFPHVPGFEAAGVVEAVGPGVTGLAVGAEVFGRVASGAYAEQALAAADALLPKPAGLDWPRAAALLVAAETTYRALERLDLHPGETLLVHGAAGGVGSVAVQFAVARGLKVIGTASEANHERLRALGAVPVRYGDGLVERVRAVAPDGVDAAFDLAGRPDALADSVELTGGTARVVTVADAAAAKEAGVAFTGGGDADRSRPAVEEAFALLAGGGLRLAVHRAYPLDRAADAQRESEGGHAAGKIVLTV from the coding sequence ATGACCAAGGCCATCGCCTTCACCGAGTTCGGCACCGCCGACGTGCTGCACGCCATCGACCTCGACCTGCCCGAGCCGGGCCCCGGACAGGTGCGGATCGCCGTGCGCGCCGCGGGAGTGAACCCGATCGACAGCAAGATCCGGTCGGGCGCCATGCGGCAGGTCTTCCCGGTGTCCTTCCCCCACGTACCCGGCTTCGAGGCGGCCGGTGTGGTCGAGGCGGTCGGCCCCGGGGTCACCGGCCTCGCGGTCGGCGCCGAGGTCTTCGGACGGGTCGCCTCCGGCGCCTACGCCGAGCAGGCCCTCGCGGCCGCCGACGCCCTCCTGCCGAAGCCGGCCGGCCTCGACTGGCCCCGGGCGGCCGCCCTCCTGGTGGCCGCCGAGACCACCTACCGCGCGCTGGAGCGCCTCGACCTGCACCCCGGTGAGACCCTTCTCGTGCACGGCGCGGCCGGCGGGGTCGGCTCCGTCGCCGTCCAGTTCGCGGTCGCCCGCGGCCTGAAGGTGATCGGCACCGCGAGCGAGGCCAACCACGAGCGGCTGCGCGCGCTCGGCGCCGTACCGGTCCGCTACGGCGACGGGCTCGTGGAGCGGGTGCGGGCCGTCGCGCCGGACGGGGTGGACGCCGCCTTCGACCTGGCCGGGCGGCCGGACGCGCTCGCCGACTCGGTCGAGCTGACCGGCGGCACCGCGCGGGTCGTCACCGTCGCGGACGCCGCCGCGGCGAAGGAGGCCGGTGTCGCGTTCACCGGTGGCGGCGACGCCGACCGCAGCCGGCCCGCCGTGGAGGAGGCGTTCGCCCTGCTCGCGGGCGGAGGACTCCGGCTCGCCGTGCACCGCGCCTACCCGCTCGACCGGGCGGCCGACGCGCAGCGGGAGAGCGAGGGGGGACACGCGGCCGGAAAGATCGTCCTGACCGTGTGA
- a CDS encoding glycoside hydrolase family 16 protein produces MSSGQLPEQEMAPGAPAPTGRAARRRRSRVRLALTAVAVAALSLAGMTAATGTGSAASPTATTAVAPSDVPAPPAGFTTTWSDDFNGAANTGVPSSDWKYDTGPGSNFGTGEIETMTDSTSNVYEDGSGHLVLKALHDGSDPASGWTSGRIETQSDSFGAPAGGVVMMQSSIQQPDLTTANGAGYWPAFWMLGSTLRTGTTWPTSGEVDILEDINARSSVFGTLHCGTNPGGPCNESTGIGSGEQACSGCQTGYHTYAVQIDRSTSPEQIRWYLDGQNYFTVNSTQVDATTWANAVDHPFFIIYDLAMGGGFPDAFGGGPNASTVSGGQMNIDYVAVYNKAP; encoded by the coding sequence ATGTCCAGCGGACAGCTACCAGAGCAGGAGATGGCGCCGGGCGCACCGGCCCCCACCGGCCGCGCGGCACGCCGCCGCAGGTCGAGGGTGCGGTTGGCGCTGACCGCGGTGGCCGTCGCCGCGCTGAGCCTCGCCGGGATGACCGCGGCGACGGGCACCGGGAGCGCGGCCTCCCCGACCGCGACCACCGCCGTCGCGCCCAGCGACGTGCCCGCGCCGCCGGCCGGCTTCACCACCACCTGGAGCGACGACTTCAACGGCGCCGCGAACACCGGCGTGCCCTCGTCGGACTGGAAGTACGACACCGGCCCGGGCAGCAACTTCGGCACCGGTGAGATCGAGACGATGACCGACAGCACGTCGAACGTCTATGAGGACGGCAGCGGCCACCTGGTGCTCAAGGCGCTGCACGACGGCTCGGACCCGGCCTCCGGCTGGACCTCGGGCCGGATCGAGACGCAGAGCGACAGCTTCGGCGCGCCCGCCGGCGGCGTGGTGATGATGCAGTCCTCGATCCAGCAGCCGGACCTGACCACGGCCAACGGCGCGGGCTACTGGCCGGCGTTCTGGATGCTCGGCTCGACGCTGCGCACCGGCACCACCTGGCCGACCTCCGGCGAGGTGGACATCCTGGAGGACATCAACGCCCGCAGCTCGGTCTTCGGCACGCTGCACTGCGGCACCAACCCGGGCGGCCCCTGCAACGAGTCGACCGGCATCGGCTCCGGCGAGCAGGCCTGCTCCGGCTGCCAGACCGGCTACCACACCTACGCCGTGCAGATCGACCGCTCGACCTCGCCCGAGCAGATCCGCTGGTACCTCGACGGCCAGAACTACTTCACCGTCAACTCCACGCAGGTGGACGCCACCACGTGGGCGAACGCCGTGGACCACCCGTTCTTCATCATCTACGACCTGGCGATGGGCGGCGGCTTCCCCGACGCGTTCGGCGGCGGCCCCAACGCCTCGACCGTGTCGGGCGGCCAGATGAACATCGACTACGTCGCGGTCTACAACAAGGCGCCGTAG
- a CDS encoding SRPBCC family protein, with protein MKSAGSASRHLSVHVDRTVEEVYAYASDPANLPAWARGLGGSITRIDGRWVAESSPMGRVEVAFVPRNDLGVLDHDVTLPSGETFHNPVRVIPDGSGSEVVFTLRRQPGTSDADFERDADTVAADLDRLREILESA; from the coding sequence ATGAAGAGTGCCGGCAGCGCATCGCGCCACCTGAGCGTCCATGTCGACCGCACCGTCGAGGAGGTCTACGCCTACGCGTCGGACCCGGCGAACCTCCCCGCGTGGGCGCGGGGGCTCGGCGGTTCGATCACGCGGATCGACGGCCGGTGGGTGGCGGAGTCGTCCCCCATGGGGCGGGTCGAGGTGGCGTTCGTCCCGCGCAACGACCTCGGCGTGCTCGACCACGACGTGACGCTGCCCTCGGGGGAGACCTTCCACAACCCGGTCCGGGTGATCCCCGACGGCTCGGGGAGCGAGGTGGTCTTCACGCTGCGCCGGCAACCCGGGACGAGCGACGCCGACTTCGAGCGCGACGCCGACACGGTCGCCGCCGACCTCGACCGCCTCCGGGAGATCCTGGAGTCCGCGTAG
- a CDS encoding cytidine deaminase family protein: protein MTPPQQHPARPIGGPPTAPGPGPVDHELIRAAAEVAATACRGDNHTVAAAARARDGRIVTAVNVYHFTGGPCAELVAIGAAATSGVDDLVTMVAVGDRDRGVVPPCGRCRQVLLDYFPALRVIVGAGDRLRAVPVAELLPESYVWADHQLDADQGGGEQPELRSNGDA from the coding sequence ATGACCCCACCGCAACAGCACCCGGCCCGGCCCATCGGCGGGCCGCCGACCGCACCCGGGCCCGGGCCCGTCGACCACGAGCTGATCCGGGCGGCGGCCGAGGTCGCGGCCACGGCCTGCCGGGGCGACAACCACACCGTGGCCGCGGCGGCCCGCGCCCGGGACGGCCGCATCGTCACCGCGGTGAACGTCTACCACTTCACCGGCGGCCCCTGCGCCGAGCTGGTCGCGATCGGCGCGGCGGCCACCTCGGGCGTCGACGACCTCGTCACGATGGTCGCGGTGGGCGACCGCGACCGCGGGGTCGTGCCGCCGTGCGGCCGCTGCCGGCAGGTACTGCTCGACTACTTCCCCGCGCTCCGTGTCATCGTCGGCGCCGGGGACCGCCTGCGGGCCGTCCCGGTCGCCGAACTGCTCCCCGAGAGCTACGTCTGGGCCGACCACCAGCTCGACGCGGACCAAGGCGGGGGCGAGCAGCCGGAGTTACGATCGAACGGTGACGCGTAG
- a CDS encoding SDR family NAD(P)-dependent oxidoreductase: MTTFTAADVPDLTGRTAIVTGANSGVGLATTRALAAAGAHVVLAVRDVGKGRAAAEHLPGTTEVRALDLADLASVRDFAAHWEGPVDLLVNNAAAPPPSELRHTADGFELQFGTGHLGHFALTTLLLEHLTGRVVTVASQAERFARLDLAGLDALEAMNRGPRPGDPATATPYRSSRVYGQVKLANLLFTAELQRRLTAAGSDVRAHAAHPGYVDTAIYRENGPVSRVMVRLLAQSPEQGALPVLFAAVADLPGNSFTGPRHLAHMRGSAEPIPRSAAAQDAELARRLWTMSERLTGVAWPAGSARTGSPA, encoded by the coding sequence ATGACGACATTCACTGCTGCCGACGTGCCCGACCTCACCGGACGAACGGCGATCGTGACGGGGGCGAACAGCGGCGTCGGGCTGGCCACCACCCGTGCCCTCGCGGCGGCCGGCGCCCACGTCGTCCTCGCCGTGCGCGACGTCGGGAAGGGCCGCGCCGCCGCGGAGCACCTCCCCGGCACGACCGAGGTCCGCGCGCTGGACCTCGCCGACCTCGCGTCCGTACGGGACTTCGCCGCGCACTGGGAGGGGCCGGTCGACCTCCTGGTCAACAACGCCGCCGCGCCGCCCCCGTCCGAACTCCGGCACACCGCCGACGGGTTCGAGTTGCAGTTCGGCACCGGCCACCTCGGCCACTTCGCCCTCACCACCCTGCTCCTCGAACACCTCACCGGCCGCGTGGTGACGGTGGCCTCGCAGGCCGAGCGGTTCGCCCGCCTCGACCTCGCCGGACTCGACGCCCTGGAGGCGATGAACCGCGGCCCGCGGCCGGGGGACCCTGCGACGGCCACGCCGTACCGGTCGTCGCGCGTCTACGGCCAGGTCAAGCTGGCGAACCTCCTGTTCACCGCGGAACTGCAACGGCGCCTGACGGCCGCCGGTTCGGATGTGCGGGCCCACGCGGCGCACCCCGGCTACGTCGACACCGCGATCTACCGCGAGAACGGCCCCGTCTCCAGGGTCATGGTGCGGCTGCTGGCGCAGAGCCCCGAACAGGGCGCGCTTCCCGTGCTGTTCGCGGCCGTCGCCGACCTGCCCGGGAACAGCTTCACCGGTCCGCGCCACCTCGCGCACATGCGCGGGTCCGCCGAGCCGATCCCCCGCTCCGCGGCCGCGCAGGACGCCGAACTCGCCCGCCGGCTGTGGACGATGTCGGAGCGGCTGACCGGAGTGGCCTGGCCGGCGGGTTCCGCCCGGACCGGCTCCCCCGCGTGA
- a CDS encoding TetR/AcrR family transcriptional regulator: protein MPDRPYHHGHLRAALLAAAERTLRESGAEQISLRDLARQVGVSHAAPSRHFRDRQALLDALAEVGFARLGAEIAAAVDASGRTGARGAAGAGEAGAEEDGAEEAGAEEGGTVGRAGFEAQLRAVATGYVRFAVEDAALLELMMAVRKDEGADAKTPERPYVLLDELIRRGHASGCLAPGDPGRLVLIVLATFQGIAALVTSRRVPLDRIDALVADAAALFVRHDD from the coding sequence ATGCCGGACCGCCCGTACCACCATGGACACCTGCGCGCCGCCCTGCTCGCGGCGGCCGAGCGCACGCTCCGCGAGAGCGGGGCCGAGCAGATCTCGCTGCGCGACCTCGCCCGCCAGGTCGGGGTCAGCCATGCCGCCCCCAGCCGGCACTTCCGCGACCGGCAGGCGCTGCTCGACGCGCTCGCGGAGGTCGGGTTCGCCCGGCTCGGCGCGGAGATCGCCGCCGCGGTCGACGCGTCGGGGCGGACGGGGGCGCGTGGCGCTGCCGGTGCGGGGGAGGCCGGTGCGGAGGAGGACGGTGCGGAGGAAGCCGGCGCGGAGGAGGGCGGCACCGTGGGCCGGGCCGGCTTCGAGGCGCAGTTGCGCGCGGTGGCGACGGGCTACGTCCGCTTCGCGGTCGAGGACGCCGCGCTGCTGGAGCTGATGATGGCGGTCAGGAAGGACGAGGGGGCGGACGCCAAGACGCCGGAGCGGCCGTACGTCCTGCTCGACGAGCTGATCCGCCGAGGCCACGCGTCGGGCTGTCTCGCGCCAGGCGACCCGGGCCGCCTGGTGCTGATCGTCCTGGCCACCTTCCAGGGCATCGCCGCGCTGGTGACCTCCCGCAGGGTGCCCCTGGACCGGATCGACGCGCTCGTGGCGGACGCGGCCGCGCTCTTCGTGCGGCACGACGACTGA
- a CDS encoding endonuclease/exonuclease/phosphatase family protein, with amino-acid sequence MLRKRVLPFGIAGAVVLAGIGVHSAFATPSADAVVAEVYGGGGNAGATYTNDFVELANSGASALDLSDYSIQYLSGAPTATSKWQATPLTGSLAAGGRYLVGEVAGTGGSTALPTPDATGTIAMSATSGTIALVQGTDALTCVTAADCAADSRVKDLVGFGTAVVHEGSGPAAGASNTASVARGSALADTDDNAADFTAGDPTPQNAAGTGGSGPTPPPTSPPTSPPTSPPAAVKIHDIQGDTRVSPYEGKAVSGATGIVTGVRAYGSSQGFWFQDPHPDSDPRTSEGVFVYTGSTPTVSVGDSVSVAGTVSDYYPGGTTVGGQAVTEITKPTVTTVSSGNPVPAPVVLDDKEVPDSFAPSAGGGSIESLPLRPSEYALDLYASLEGMNVQIGSSRVVGATDPYSELWVTVKPKQNPTKRGGTLYTGYDAPNSGRLMVQSLIPTSTSAFPTADVGDTLKGTTTGPLDYNQFGGTYAIQARTLGTVKSGGITPEVTAKASSSQATIATYNVENLAPDNAQSKFDALAKGLVTNLRSPDVVALEEIQDNDGATDDGVVAADQTLTKLTAAIAAAGGPHYQWREIDPVNDKDGGEPGGNIRSVFLFNPDRVSFVDRAGGDATTAVGITGKGDATQLTASPGRIAPNDPAWDSSRKPLAAEFTFRGKKLFVIANHFDSKGGDQGIDSRFQPPVRSSEVQRVRQAILEHDFVAQLEAADPKADVVVLGDLNDYQFSPAVTSLTDNGKTLTDLVNTLPAAERYSYVYEGNSQVLDHILVSPDLDKRVDYDVVHINSEFADQTSDHDPQIVRLKP; translated from the coding sequence CTGCTGCGCAAGCGGGTCCTGCCGTTCGGCATAGCCGGTGCCGTGGTCCTGGCGGGCATCGGCGTCCACTCCGCCTTCGCCACGCCGTCCGCCGACGCCGTGGTGGCCGAGGTGTACGGCGGTGGCGGCAACGCCGGCGCCACGTACACCAACGACTTCGTCGAGCTGGCCAACTCCGGTGCCTCAGCGCTGGACCTGAGCGACTACAGCATCCAGTACCTGTCGGGGGCGCCGACCGCGACCTCCAAGTGGCAGGCCACCCCGCTGACCGGCTCGCTCGCCGCGGGCGGCCGCTACCTGGTCGGCGAGGTCGCCGGCACCGGCGGCAGCACCGCGCTGCCGACGCCGGACGCGACCGGCACCATCGCGATGTCCGCCACCTCCGGCACCATCGCCCTGGTGCAGGGCACGGACGCGCTGACCTGCGTGACGGCAGCCGACTGCGCCGCGGACTCGCGGGTGAAGGACCTCGTCGGCTTCGGCACGGCCGTGGTGCACGAGGGCAGCGGCCCGGCCGCCGGGGCGAGCAACACCGCGTCGGTGGCGCGCGGTTCCGCGCTGGCCGACACCGACGACAACGCGGCCGACTTCACCGCCGGCGACCCGACCCCGCAGAACGCCGCGGGCACCGGCGGCAGCGGCCCGACGCCGCCGCCGACCAGCCCGCCCACCTCGCCGCCGACCTCGCCGCCGGCCGCGGTGAAGATCCACGACATCCAGGGGGACACCCGGGTGTCGCCGTACGAGGGCAAGGCGGTCAGCGGCGCCACCGGCATCGTCACCGGCGTGCGCGCCTACGGTTCCTCGCAGGGCTTCTGGTTCCAGGACCCGCACCCGGACAGCGACCCGCGCACCAGCGAGGGCGTCTTCGTCTACACCGGCTCCACTCCCACGGTCTCCGTCGGCGACAGCGTCTCCGTCGCCGGTACGGTCTCGGACTACTACCCCGGGGGGACCACCGTCGGCGGACAGGCCGTCACGGAGATCACCAAGCCCACGGTGACCACGGTCTCCAGCGGCAACCCGGTGCCCGCCCCGGTGGTGCTGGACGACAAGGAGGTGCCGGACTCCTTCGCGCCCAGCGCGGGCGGCGGTTCCATCGAGAGCCTCCCCCTGCGCCCGTCCGAATACGCGCTCGATTTGTACGCTTCCCTCGAAGGGATGAACGTCCAGATCGGCAGCAGCCGGGTGGTCGGCGCCACCGACCCGTACTCCGAGCTGTGGGTCACGGTGAAGCCGAAGCAGAACCCGACCAAGCGCGGCGGCACCCTCTACACGGGCTACGACGCGCCCAACTCCGGCCGCCTGATGGTGCAGTCGCTCATCCCGACCTCCACCTCGGCGTTCCCGACCGCCGACGTCGGCGACACGCTGAAGGGCACCACCACCGGCCCGCTGGACTACAACCAGTTCGGCGGCACGTACGCGATCCAGGCGCGCACCCTCGGGACCGTCAAGAGCGGCGGGATCACGCCCGAGGTGACCGCCAAGGCGTCGTCGAGCCAGGCCACCATCGCCACGTACAACGTGGAGAACCTGGCGCCCGACAACGCGCAGTCGAAGTTCGACGCCCTGGCCAAGGGCCTGGTCACCAACCTGCGGTCGCCCGACGTGGTGGCGCTGGAGGAGATCCAGGACAACGACGGCGCCACGGACGACGGCGTGGTCGCCGCCGACCAGACGCTGACGAAGCTCACCGCCGCGATCGCCGCCGCGGGCGGCCCGCACTACCAGTGGCGGGAGATCGACCCGGTCAACGACAAGGACGGCGGCGAGCCCGGCGGCAACATCCGCTCGGTGTTCCTCTTCAACCCCGACCGGGTGAGCTTCGTCGACCGCGCCGGCGGTGACGCGACGACCGCCGTCGGCATCACCGGCAAGGGCGACGCGACCCAACTCACCGCCTCCCCCGGCCGGATCGCGCCGAACGACCCCGCCTGGGACAGCAGCCGCAAGCCGCTGGCGGCGGAGTTCACCTTCCGCGGCAAGAAGCTGTTCGTGATCGCGAACCACTTCGACAGCAAGGGCGGCGACCAGGGCATCGACAGCCGCTTCCAGCCGCCGGTGCGCAGTTCCGAGGTGCAGCGGGTGCGCCAGGCGATCCTGGAGCACGACTTCGTGGCGCAGTTGGAGGCCGCCGACCCGAAGGCCGACGTCGTCGTCCTGGGCGACCTCAACGACTACCAGTTCTCGCCCGCGGTGACCTCGCTCACCGACAACGGCAAGACGCTGACCGACCTGGTCAACACCCTCCCGGCGGCGGAGCGCTACTCCTACGTCTACGAGGGCAACTCGCAGGTGCTCGACCACATCCTGGTCAGCCCCGACCTCGACAAGCGGGTGGACTACGACGTGGTCCACATCAACTCCGAGTTCGCCGACCAGACGAGCGACCACGACCCGCAGATCGTGCGGCTGAAGCCGTAA
- a CDS encoding PadR family transcriptional regulator, with amino-acid sequence MSLRMALLGLLASRGPSSGYALTRDFAGSLSHVWAARHSQVYPELARMFEAGLIGVEDTGPRGRKRYYVTGSGREELRCWLTGVEPSRTVRSEVALRAFLLPTLGPEVAAGLARAEERFHRERAEEIGRLRDLASAGGGSGFGAYAAELGVRLSAATAEWARWAAEQLEADARAEAAAATTPAEDEPDHASDGHAARTPPDRTSPARTAPDSTAGDSAASCADPNPRAPQAPSAPADRAPNDAAPPARTRAPGAPPPPA; translated from the coding sequence ATGTCGCTGCGCATGGCGCTGCTGGGCCTGCTGGCCTCTCGCGGCCCCTCCAGCGGATACGCGCTCACCCGGGACTTCGCCGGGTCGCTGAGCCACGTCTGGGCGGCGCGACACAGCCAGGTCTACCCGGAGTTGGCCCGCATGTTCGAAGCCGGCCTGATCGGCGTGGAGGACACCGGACCGCGCGGCCGCAAGCGCTACTACGTCACCGGGTCCGGCCGCGAGGAACTGCGGTGCTGGCTCACCGGGGTCGAGCCGAGCCGCACCGTGCGCAGCGAAGTCGCGCTGCGCGCCTTCCTGTTGCCCACGCTCGGCCCGGAGGTCGCCGCCGGCCTGGCCAGGGCCGAGGAGCGGTTCCACCGCGAACGGGCCGAGGAGATCGGCCGGTTGCGCGACCTGGCGTCCGCCGGCGGCGGTTCCGGGTTCGGCGCCTACGCGGCCGAGCTCGGCGTGCGCCTGTCCGCCGCCACCGCCGAGTGGGCGCGCTGGGCCGCCGAACAACTCGAAGCCGACGCCCGGGCGGAAGCAGCAGCCGCCACCACCCCCGCCGAGGACGAGCCCGACCACGCGTCCGACGGTCACGCCGCCCGTACCCCTCCCGACCGGACCTCACCCGCCCGCACCGCTCCCGACAGCACCGCCGGCGACAGCGCCGCCTCCTGCGCCGACCCGAACCCCCGGGCGCCGCAGGCGCCTTCCGCCCCAGCCGACAGGGCCCCGAACGACGCCGCACCCCCTGCCCGGACCCGCGCTCCCGGGGCCCCTCCCCCGCCCGCGTGA
- a CDS encoding cupin domain-containing protein yields MTDLPKGWDIAHDGELAGTEWIPWGTDGRARAKIAARADGYHVAVVEAEPGYRTDPHIHENTEFFYLIEGRVSNQGHTITAGGLFAAAVGSEHNDFVAETKVKYLSIFKL; encoded by the coding sequence ATGACCGATCTGCCCAAGGGCTGGGACATCGCCCACGACGGCGAACTCGCCGGCACCGAATGGATTCCCTGGGGCACGGACGGCAGGGCCCGGGCGAAGATCGCGGCCCGCGCCGACGGCTACCACGTGGCCGTGGTCGAGGCCGAGCCCGGCTACCGCACCGACCCGCACATCCACGAGAACACCGAGTTCTTCTACCTGATCGAGGGCCGGGTCAGCAACCAGGGCCACACGATCACCGCCGGCGGCCTCTTCGCGGCCGCGGTGGGCTCGGAGCACAACGACTTCGTGGCCGAGACCAAGGTGAAGTACCTCTCGATCTTCAAGCTCTGA
- a CDS encoding TetR/AcrR family transcriptional regulator: MPGLRTMDTTELIGRREMAAHKRLNRDELIATALAVTDADGLDAVTIRRVAQQHDVTPMALYRHFPDKDGLLDAVAESLLASVELPPPDDRPWYAQLEDVLAAVLEALVPHPNAAMLLLTRITGSEPGLDLTERVLMHLDAGGMDVQQSADSACHVLASLITLVIGEPGKASGDSEEQEAAVRTERARLGALSPRRYPRIVAAAAPLTACVSAELYYRRGVQLIVTGLRGLQSVSLPAAG, from the coding sequence GTGCCGGGCCTGCGTACGATGGACACCACCGAGCTGATCGGAAGGCGAGAGATGGCCGCGCACAAGCGACTCAACCGCGACGAGCTGATCGCGACGGCCCTGGCCGTGACCGACGCGGACGGCCTGGACGCCGTGACGATCCGCCGGGTCGCCCAGCAGCACGACGTGACGCCGATGGCCCTCTACCGGCACTTCCCGGACAAGGACGGCCTGCTCGACGCCGTTGCGGAGAGCCTGCTCGCGTCGGTCGAGCTGCCGCCGCCGGACGACCGGCCCTGGTACGCGCAGTTGGAGGACGTGCTGGCCGCGGTGCTGGAGGCGCTGGTGCCGCATCCGAACGCCGCCATGCTGCTGCTCACCCGGATCACCGGGAGCGAGCCGGGCCTCGACCTCACCGAGCGGGTGCTCATGCACCTCGACGCCGGCGGCATGGATGTCCAGCAGTCCGCGGACAGCGCCTGCCACGTCCTGGCGTCACTGATCACCCTGGTGATCGGCGAGCCCGGGAAGGCGTCGGGCGACAGCGAGGAGCAGGAGGCGGCGGTCCGCACCGAGCGGGCCCGGCTCGGCGCGCTCTCGCCGCGCCGCTACCCCCGCATCGTGGCCGCCGCCGCGCCCCTGACGGCGTGTGTGAGCGCCGAGTTGTACTACCGGCGCGGGGTCCAACTGATCGTCACGGGCCTGCGCGGCCTCCAGAGCGTGTCCCTGCCGGCAGCCGGATAG
- a CDS encoding MFS transporter, with product MRRSPWATLTVLALAQFIVVLDVTIVNVALPDIQSDLGFSTDGLQWVISGYTLLFGGFLLLGGRAADLLGARRVFVAGLVLFGATSLAGGLAGSPGLLIAARAVQGLGGAMLSPAALSILTVTFEHGRRRNIAMGIWGGLAGLGGTLGVVAGGVLVDSFSWRWVFIVNVPIVVGLVIAAPLFVRHFPPRAGARSFDLPGALLGTGGLLAVVYGVVRAEPVGWSSFEVIGCLVAGVAMLVGFVLVEARAAAPLVPLRLLRSRALSTAGGALALNGAGFLSMFFLTAIFLQQVRHGSALHAGVEFLPMGGTAIFGAVAATPLVTRFGTRPVQIGGALMSTAGLLLLTTAGAEGSYAGQLLPGLLLFGAGITSVAVPAQIAAVADVSAHEAGAASGVVTAFNQVGGALGLAVVSTLSTSKSTSALAHGSSPSDALVAGFHRGLVVAAAFMVVAIVVTAMSPRLAPTAEQVAEAAAAA from the coding sequence ATGCGACGCAGTCCCTGGGCCACGCTCACCGTGCTGGCCCTCGCCCAGTTCATCGTGGTGCTCGACGTGACGATCGTGAACGTCGCGCTGCCCGACATCCAGTCCGACCTCGGCTTCAGTACCGACGGCCTGCAATGGGTGATCAGCGGTTACACCCTGCTCTTCGGCGGCTTCCTGCTCCTCGGCGGGCGCGCGGCCGACCTGCTCGGCGCCCGGCGGGTCTTCGTCGCCGGACTCGTCCTGTTCGGCGCCACCTCGCTCGCCGGCGGCCTTGCCGGCTCGCCCGGTCTGCTGATAGCCGCCCGCGCGGTCCAGGGACTGGGCGGCGCGATGCTCTCCCCGGCCGCGCTGTCCATCCTCACCGTGACGTTCGAGCACGGCCGCCGCCGCAACATCGCGATGGGCATCTGGGGCGGGCTCGCCGGTCTCGGCGGCACCCTCGGCGTGGTGGCCGGCGGCGTGCTGGTCGACTCGTTCAGTTGGCGCTGGGTCTTCATCGTCAACGTGCCGATCGTGGTCGGCCTGGTGATCGCCGCTCCGCTGTTCGTCCGGCACTTCCCGCCGCGCGCCGGCGCCCGGTCGTTCGACCTGCCGGGCGCGCTGCTGGGCACCGGCGGCCTGCTCGCGGTCGTCTACGGCGTGGTGCGCGCCGAGCCGGTCGGCTGGTCGTCCTTCGAGGTGATCGGCTGCCTGGTGGCCGGGGTCGCCATGCTGGTCGGCTTCGTGCTGGTCGAGGCCCGCGCGGCGGCGCCGCTCGTACCGCTGCGGCTGCTGCGCTCCCGCGCGCTGAGCACGGCCGGCGGCGCGCTGGCGCTCAACGGCGCCGGCTTCCTGTCGATGTTCTTCCTCACCGCGATCTTCCTCCAGCAGGTCAGGCACGGCAGTGCGCTGCACGCCGGGGTCGAGTTCCTGCCGATGGGCGGCACCGCGATCTTCGGCGCGGTCGCGGCCACCCCGCTGGTCACCCGGTTCGGCACCCGCCCGGTGCAGATCGGCGGCGCGCTGATGAGCACCGCCGGGCTGCTGCTGCTCACCACGGCCGGCGCCGAGGGGTCGTACGCCGGCCAACTCCTGCCCGGGCTGCTGCTGTTCGGTGCCGGCATCACCTCGGTGGCGGTGCCCGCGCAGATCGCCGCGGTCGCCGACGTCTCCGCCCACGAGGCCGGGGCCGCCTCGGGTGTGGTCACCGCCTTCAACCAGGTCGGCGGCGCGCTCGGGCTCGCGGTGGTCTCCACGCTGTCCACCTCGAAGTCCACCTCCGCCCTGGCACACGGCAGTTCGCCCAGTGACGCGCTGGTGGCCGGGTTCCACCGCGGACTGGTGGTCGCGGCGGCCTTCATGGTGGTGGCGATCGTGGTCACCGCGATGTCGCCGCGGCTGGCGCCGACCGCCGAGCAGGTGGCGGAGGCCGCCGCGGCGGCGTGA
- the cutA gene encoding divalent-cation tolerance protein CutA, with product MSGYLAVLTTTDSAERAEQLARAAVEARAAACAQIDGPIRSVYRWEGAVQAEQEWRVLLKTTAERYDALEAVLTAAHTYDTPEIIAVPIERGGTPYLAWLDAETAAG from the coding sequence GTGTCCGGGTACCTCGCCGTGCTGACCACGACCGACAGCGCCGAGCGCGCCGAGCAACTGGCGCGGGCCGCGGTCGAGGCACGCGCCGCGGCCTGCGCGCAGATCGACGGCCCGATCCGCTCCGTGTACCGGTGGGAGGGCGCGGTCCAGGCCGAGCAGGAGTGGCGGGTACTGCTGAAGACCACCGCCGAGCGGTACGACGCGCTCGAAGCGGTGCTCACCGCCGCCCACACCTACGACACCCCGGAGATCATCGCGGTGCCGATCGAGAGGGGCGGCACGCCCTACCTGGCATGGCTCGACGCGGAGACGGCCGCGGGCTGA